A stretch of Colletotrichum lupini chromosome 2, complete sequence DNA encodes these proteins:
- a CDS encoding cyclopentanone 1,2-monooxygenase has protein sequence MRSPSAITGQHHLQEPDRVVCSGVHLLKLAQDVETLITTANVQLVDITSDSIDLYDLHENGVVTGSGEYKFDMIIFALGFDAGTGALSEIDVKGSQGRSLKKCWTSKVDTFAGTLIPGFPDMFLLLEDRRQGGGGGCVECASQGGFLRFAHFKDSETHEAWLLELSDAERGELWEELWNRGGLNFNQANYRDFLVDEKPNRLMYDFWAKKARPRVKNPAKAALLVPEKAPFAFGTKRSKRGITREDGSELEFDTIVMATGFDAMTGSLTKMNIQGRDGITFSDRWKDGVFTHLGLCSNGCPNLFMVYEPQAPTAFSNGPPFIESQVDMIAELLQKLQKKGVKSIEAQRDVEEKWKQAIQAANGKTLMPLTDSWYNGANIPGKKREQLIYLGGVEKY, from the exons ATGAGAAGCCCATCTGCTATTACAGGCCAG CACCATCTCCAGGAACCGGACCGCGTAGTCTGCTCAGGCGTACATCTTTTGAAGCTCGCTCAAGACGTGGAGACATTGATAACGACGGCCAACGTCCAGCTGGTTGACATCACCTCCGATAGCATTGATCTTTATGATCTTCATGAGAACGGTGTCGTCACGGGGTCCGGGGAGTATAAGTTTGACATGATCATCTTTGCTCTAGGCTTTGACGCCGGCACTGGGGCTCTCAGCGAGATAGATGTCAAAGGGTCCCAAGGAAGGTCGCTCAAAAAATGTTGGACATCCAAGGTTGATACTTTCGCTGGTACACTGATCCCCGGGTTCCCCGACATGTTCTTG CTTCTCGAAGATCGACGTCAGGGGGGAGGCGGCGGATGCGTGGAATGCGCATCTCAGGGAGGTTTTCTCCGGTTTGCTCACTTCAAGGACTCCGAGACGCATGAGGCCTGGTTGCTTGAATTGAGTGATGCGGAACGGGGAGAACTTTGGGAAGAGCTTTGGAATCGTGGCGGTCTTAACTTCAATCAGGCGAATTACCGAGACTTTCTCGTTGACGAGAAGCCCAACAGACTCATGTACGACTTCTGGGCAAAGAAGGCCCGCCCGAGAGTCAAGAATCCCGCCAAGGCCGCATTACTTGTACCTGAGAAAGCACCTTTCGCATTTGGGACCAAGAGGAGCA AGAGGGGAATTACACGCGAAGACGGATCCGAGCTCGAATTCGACACTATTGTAATGGCGACAGGCTTCGACGCCATGACAGGGAGTCTCACCAAGATGAATATTCAAGGAAGAGATGGCATCACCTTTTCAGACCGGTGGAAAGACGGCGTCTTCACTCATCTGGGACTTTGCTCCAATGGATGCCCTAACCTGTTCATGGTCTACGAGCCTCAGG CACCCACGGCGTTTAGCAATGGACCTCCATTCATTGAGAGTCAGGTTGACATGATTGCGGAACTTCTTCAGAAGCTCCAGAAAAAGGGTGTCAAGTCCATTGAAGCACAGCGGGATGTCGAGGAGAAGTGGAAGCAGGCAATCCAGGCTGCCAATGGCAAGACCTTAATGCCCTTGACCGACTCGTGGTATAACGGAGCCAACATCCCAGGCAAGAAGAGAGAGCAATTGATTTACCTAGGTGGAGTTGAGAAATATTAA